Part of the Kitasatospora sp. NBC_00374 genome is shown below.
TACAACCGCGCCGGCTGCCGCACTCCCATGCAGTGGGACGCCACACCGGGCGCCGGCTTCTCCACCGCCACCGACCTCTACCTCCCGCTCGACCCCGACCCCGGCCGTCCCGACGTCGCCACCCAACGCGCCGACGAGACCTCCCTGCTGCACCTGGTCCGCCGCCTGATCACCCTGCGCCGCGCCCAGCCCGAACTCGGCGCCCACGGCAGCCTCGAAGTCCTGCACGCCGGTTACCCCCTCGCCTACCTCAGGGGCGGCCGCTTCCTGGTCGTCGTCAACCCGCGCCGCGAGCCGGCCGCGCTGACCCTCCCCGACCTGACGCCGCGCCAGGCCCTCGTGGTGCGAGGCGTCCGCGTCGACGGCACCGAGATCCGGGCGGACGGGTTCTCGTACGGGGTGTTCGAACTCTGACCACGCCCCACCTGATACAACAGGCGGATCGCCCCCGTTCCGGCCGGGCGCGGGGACAGGGGGAGTCGAATGAAGCGGCGCACCGCGCTCGCGCTCGGCGCGGGCACCCTGCTCGGCGGTGCCGGGCTCTGGGCGGCGACCGACGTCGCCGGAGGCGGCGGCCGCGAGGAGCAACACACCGGCACCGCCGTGATGGAACGGCACTTCCCAGCGCTCGGCCCACTGGTGTCCGCGCGCTGGGTGACCAGCCGCGACAACGAGCGCACCCTGCCCTCACCCGACTTCGTCGTCACGGCCGTACTGCGTCTGCAACCGGGCAGGGCGGCCGCCCTGATCGCGGGCGGAGGATTCACCGACGACCACGACGGCGTCAGCCTGTCGTGGTTCGAGAAGCCGCTCGCCGGTCTCCAACCGCCGGGCGCGGCCTGGGTGCGCAGCGAAGCCTTCGACGCGACGGTGACGGCCGAGTTCGAGCACGGCCGCTGCTCCCTCGACCCGGCGACCGACACCGCCTTCCTCACGGCGATCAACCCGACGGCCTGATCCGCTTCGCGTACCTGCTCCTCCCCGCCGGGCCTGAGCAGGCCGTCCCCGACCGCACCCCGGCCTTCGACAACCCGTCCCGCGAACAGCCCACCGTGACGGCGACGTCGGACCACGTCGCCCGGATCGCGCCACCGTCCTGACCGTCGCCCGCTCCCGAGGGGCGGGCCGTGTCACATCGCCGCGCGGGCGAGCCGCCGCAGGCCGTCCCGCATGCGCTGTTCGCCGAGTTCCGGGAGGAGTGCGGCGACGTGGTCGGCGGCGAGGGGGGCGAGCAGGGCGTGGGCGGTGTGGTCGGGGTCGGGGGTGGCGGTGAGCAGGATGGCCAGGTGGCGGTGCCAGAAGCGGTAGGCACCGATGCGGTAGCGGGCGCCGGGGGTGGCGGTCTCGGACATCCGGACCAGCGCGAGGTGCTCCAGCAGGTAGTCGAGGTAGGCGTCGAGGAACGCGGTGAGGCGTTCGCCGGCCGGGGCTCCGGGGCCGAGCGGGGGCGGGCCCTGCAGGACGGCTTCCTGGAGGACGCGTTCGCGGGCGTCGAGCAGCGCGGCGGCCAGGCCCGACTTGTCGCCGAAGCGGCGGAACAGGGTGCCCTTGCCGACGCCGGCGGCCGCGGCCACCTGGTCCATGGACACGGCCTCGACGCCGTGCTCGGCGAAGAGCCGGCCGGCCGCCTCCAGTACTGCGGCCCGGTTGCGGGCGGCGTCCGCGCGCTCCTTGGGCGGCGGGGTGCGCAGCAGTTCCAACGGTGTTGCCGAACCGGACTGCGGTCCGTTACTGTCGTGAGTCACAAGAGGACTGTAGTCCGATTCACCCGGAGGAAGCGACATGACCACACTCATCTCCCGTGACGAACTGGCAGCGGCGATCGCGGCCGACGCCGTGACCGTCCTGGACACGCTCGGCGGCGAGTACTACGCACAGCAGCACCTGCCCGGCGCCGTCGCCCTGGTCCGGGCCGACGTCGACGCGCAGGCGCCCGCCCTGCTCCCGGACCGCGACGCCGCCATCGTCACCTACTGCTCCAACCCGGCGTGCCCGAACAGCGGCCAGGTCGCCGATCGGCTCACGGCGCTCGGGTACACCGATGTCCGCAAGTACCGCGAGGGCATCCAGGACTGGGTGGAGGCCGGCCTGCCCGTCGAGACGGCCTGACCCGCGGGGCGGCCGGGCCCGTCGGCGATCGCCGGGCTCGTCGCGGCGGGCCCGGCGCGGCGCCTTCGGCTCCTTTGCCATGTGCCCCGGGCAGCCGGCGGAACGTCAGGCCCGGGCGCGGTCCGCGCAAATGTGATCAAGGTGAGATCCGGCAACGGGCAATCCGTGTCGACGTGTCCGAACGGTTTCTGCGAGGCTGGTCCGGCCCCTCCAGCGCCGGCGGGCGCTCCCCGGCGCCACTCCCACCGAAAGACTCGATCTTGCGCATACGCCGCGCCCTCGGCCTGACGGCCGCCGGGGCCACCGTCGTTCTCACCGTCCCGGTACCCGCGCTCGCGGACACCGCGGACACGCTCTACGTCAACAACGCCGCCCCCGCCCACTGTTCGGACGACGGCCCGGGCACCCAGGCACAGCCGTTCTGCACCGTCACCGCCGCGGCGAACGTCGTCGAGCCGGGACAGACCGTCCAGGTCCGCTACACCCAGGGGTACCTCGAGGAGGTCCACCTGACCCGCTCGGGCACCCCCGACAAGCCGATCACCTTCGTCGGCACGCCGGCCTCCACCACCGGATCGATCGGCAAGCTCCCGCTCGTCGGCAAGGGCGCCCACGCCTTCGTCGTCTCCGGGGTGCACGACGTGGTGGTCCGCCAGTTCGCCGTCCGCAGCACGCTCGACGGGGTGACCGTGACGGACTCCGCCCGGGTCACGGTCGACGCGAACACCTTCGGCTCCGACGTGCGCGGGGCGGCGGTCCGGGTCACGGGGCAGAGCGACCACGTCACGGTGAGCCGCAACCGGCTCTACCAGTCGGCCGGTGTGGTGGCCGAGGGCGGCGCGCACGGCACGGTGGTCACCACCAACGACCTCTCCCGCACGCTGAGCGGCGTCCGGGGCACCGACGCGCCCGGTCTGACGGTCGTGCACAACACCGTCGCGTTCGCCTGCGGCCCGAGCGTCACGCTGGACGGCGCCTCCACCGGCGCGGTCGTCGAGAACAACGTCCTGACGGCCCACAACGGCGAGTCGCTCTCGACCGGACCGGCCACCACCTGCGGGGCGGACACCGGCGGGCGGGGCGAGTCCGAGGTCGTGGTCGCGGCCGCCGCCACCGCCGGCACCACCGTCGACTTCAACGTCGTCCACCCGTTCGCCGACGCCTCGGCCTACACCTGGGCGGGGACGGCCTACCGCTCCCCGCAGTCGCTGACCGCCGCCACCGGCCAGGCCGGCCACGACGCCGACCAGGACGTCAGGTTCAACCCGGGCAACCTGCCGGAGCGCAACACGCTGCTCGAGACGGCCACGGCCGCCATCGACTCGGCCGACCCGGCCGCGCCCGGAACGCTCCCCGCGGACCTCGACGGCAGGGCGGCCCTGGACGACCCGCTGGTCGCCAACACCCCCGGGGGCACCGGCCGAGACCGCGGCGCCCACGAGCTCGAAGGCCTGCACAGCGCCTACCTCCAGACCATGGGGATCAACGGCTCCCCGGACATGGGGCCGCCGCCGCTCGACATCCGACTCACCGCCAGTGTCACCAACTCCTGGCCCACCAAGGTCACCTACACGTACGAGTTCGACGACGGCAGCGCGCCGCTGGTGACCACGGACTCGTCCGTCGTGCACACCTACACCGCGGTCGGCGCCTACCACCCGACCGTGACCGCCACGGACGAGCTGGGCGTGCGCGTGGTCAGCCCGCAGCTCGCGTACGTCTACGTGAACCGTCCCGGCCCGCTGGTGCCGGTGCTCAACGTCAGGCCCGTGGAATCCGGGCCCGCGCTGACCTACTGGGCCGACAGCAGCTACAGCTCGGGCCCGTGGAGGATCCGCGACTTCCGGGCGGACTTCGGCGACGGGACCGTCGTCAGCTCCGGCGTCCTGCAGCACACGTACGCCCGCCCCGGCACCTACACGGTGACGCTCACCGAGACGGACGAGGGCGGCCGAACGGCCAGCGTCAGCAAGGTGGTGGACGTCGACTACACCGACGCCCAGAAGGCGCTGCGGTCCGGGGAGCGGGTCCGCGTCCTGGCCCAGACCTCGAACGACGGGCTCTCGGACGGCCAGGCGAACTACACCAGCGGCAGCTGGGGCCCGTTCGCCAAGATCGCCCCGGCCGACCCCGCACCGGTCTCGGTCGCCGCCGCGTACACCGCGAACGGCAACCTGCACGCCGTCCGGACCGCGTTCGACGGCATGGTCGAGGTCGCCGACTGGGACCGCACCGGCACCCTGTGGGGCAACTGGTCCGCCGTCCCGGGCAAGGTCCCGGCCGGGCTGAACCCGTCCGTCACCCAGGTGGCCGCCGCGAGCATCGGCAACAAGCTGCACGTGGTCGCGCTCGCCGAGGGCCGGATCTTCGAGGCCGTCGGCGACTACGACAGCGGCCGCTGGAGCGGGTGGGGCGAGATCACCGCCGCCACCTGGCTGCACGCCCCGGTCGGCCGGATCGCGGTGGCCGCCATCGGCAACACCCTGCACGTCGCGGCCCTCGGCGCCGACGGGCACCTGCGGGTCGCCGACGGCGACTACACCCGCGGCACCTGGAGCAACGGCGACCTCACGGCGTACATCGGCAGCCCGAGCGGCATCACCGAACTGTCCGCCGCCGCCATCGGGTCGAAGTTCCACGTCCTCGCGCTGGCCGGCGGAAACGTCCACCAGGCCACCGGCGACTACGCCGCAGGCACCTGGACCAGTTGGGCGAACGTGTCCGACGCCATCGGCCTCGGCGGCTCGGTCACCCGGCTGAGCGCCGCCGCCACCGGCAACACCCTCCACCTGTACGGCGTCGGCAACGGCCACCTCCACAACGCGAACGGCGACTACACCGCCGGCCGCTGGTCCGCCTGGGCCGACGTCACCGCGCCCGGCCGCAACGTCCCGGAATCCGGTATCACCGGACTGGCCGTGGCCGGTTCCTGACCCCTCGGCACCACGGGCCCGCCGCACCGGAATCCACCGGGCGGCGGGCTCCGTCGCGTCAAAAACCGTGCCGGTCCTCCACCGCAGGTGGTCGTCCTGGAGCGACACCACGGCGCCGGACAGGACCGGCCCGATGGGCACCGTCGTCAGCCGGCCCGGGAACGGCCGCGGCGCGGGGGCAGCGGGAGGAAGCCGCTGGTGCGGGCCGCGTAGTCGGCCCAGCCTGGTTTGCGTTCACTCAGCTGCCGTTCCAGCAGGGGTTTTCCGCTGCCGAAGGCGAGCAGCCAGGTCATCAGGAGCACGCCGGGCAGGCAGGCCCAGCCGATCGGGGCCTGGGCCGCGAACAGGAACAAGCCCCACCAGACGCAGGCGTCGCCGAAGTAGTTGGGGTGGCGGGTGTACCGCCACAGGCCGCGGTCCATGACCAGCCCCCGGTTGGCCGGGTCGGCCTTGAAGCGGGTCAGCTGCCGGTCGCCGACCGCCTCGAAGAACAGGCCGACCGCCCACAGGGCGGTGCCCGCGAAGGCGAGCGGTCCGAGCCGGTCCGGCAGGTACTGGGCGGCCTGGACGGGCAGCGAGACGAACCAGAGGATCCCCGTCTGCAGCAGGTACACCTTCCGCAGGGCGTACCACCCCCGGGAGCCCGCGGGCGCCCTGGCGAGCATGGCCGCGTAGCGCGGGTCCTCGTCGGCGCCGCGGGAGCGCCGGGCGATGTGGGCGGACAGCCGCGCTCCCCAGACCAGCACCAGCGCGGTGACCAGGGCGCGGCGCCCGGCGTCGCCGTGGCCGGCCGACAGGCCGTAGCCGGTCAGGGCGACCGCGGCGAAGCCCAGGCCCCAGGCGACGTCGACGCCGCGGTGCCGGCCGGTCCGCAGGCCGACCGCGAACGCGGCGAGCATGACGGCGAGCGCCGCGGCCAGGGCGGCCGCGAGGTTGACCGCGAAGGCGCCGCCGTTCACCGGTACCACTGCGCGGGGGTGGCCGTGAGGGCTGCGGAACCGTCCGGGGCGGGGCGGACGGCGAGGATCTGGTCGACGCCCGTCCGGCGCTGCGCGAAGGCCTGCGAACTGCCCACCAGGTAGAGCCGCCAGAGCCGGAAGGCCGGAACGCCGACCAGGGCGACGAACTCCGCCCGGCGTTCCTCCAGGGTGCGTCGCCAGGCGTCGATGGTGCGGGCGTAGTGCTCGCGCAGGGCCTCGGCCTGGCGGAGTTCGAGCCGGGCCGCCGCGGCGGTGGTCATCGGCGGGCCCCCTCGCGGGTGAGGAGCAGCTGCTGGACGTCCAGGTAGCCGGTGCGGAAGCCGGCCTCGGAGTACGCCAGGTAGAGCTCCCACATGCGGCGGAAGACCTGGTCGAAGCCGAGGTCGGCGACCTCGTCGGCCCGCTCGGTGAAGCGTTCGCGCCACAGCCGCAGGGTCTCGGCGTAGTGCGGGCCGTAGGGCCGGCAGTACGTCAGGTGCAGGCCGGTGCAGCGGTCGGCGGTCTGGGCGATGGCCCGGACGGAGGGGATCAGGCCGCCGGGGAAGATGTACTTGAGGATCCAGGTGTACGTCTCGCTGCTGGCGAGCATCCGTTCGTGCGGCATGGTGATGGCCTGCAGGGCGGCCCGGCCGCCGGGGGCGAGCACCCGGTCGATGGTGCTGAAGTAGGCGGGCCAGAACGGCCGTCCGACCGCCTCGATCATCTCCACGCTGACCACCGCGTCGTACTCGCCGTCGGCGGCGCGGTAGTCGCACAGCCGGACCTCGGCCCGGTCGCTCCGGCCGGCGTCGGCGATCCGCCCCCGGGCCAGGGCGAGTTGCTCCTCGGACAGGGTCAGGCTGACCACCCGGGCGCCGCGGGCGGCGGCCCGCAGGGCGAGTTCGCCCCAGCCGGTGCCGATCTCCAGCACGCGGGTGCCGGGGCCGACCCGGGCGAGGTCGAGCAGTTGGTCGATCTTCTTGTGCTGGGCCGCCGGCAGGCTGCCCCAGTCGGCCTCGGGGAGGCCGTCGGCGCCGGTGGGGAAGACGGCCGAGGAGTAGGTCATGGTCGGGTCGAGGAAGAGCGCGAACAGCTCGTTGGAGAGGTCGTAGTGGCGGCTGATGTTGCGCCGGGCGTTGGCGGTCGAGGGCTGCTCGGCCTCGGGCTGGCGCTGCACGTAGAGCCGCCGCAGCCACTGGGCGCCGGTCGGCACCAGGGTCTCGGGGGCGGTGGCGAGTTCGGTGAGCAGGGCGACCAGGTCGGGTGAGTCCCAGTCGCCGGCCTGGTAGGACTCGCCGAAGCCGATCAGTCCGGTGGCGCCGATCCGGTGGAAGAAGGCG
Proteins encoded:
- a CDS encoding TetR/AcrR family transcriptional regulator, whose protein sequence is MTHDSNGPQSGSATPLELLRTPPPKERADAARNRAAVLEAAGRLFAEHGVEAVSMDQVAAAAGVGKGTLFRRFGDKSGLAAALLDARERVLQEAVLQGPPPLGPGAPAGERLTAFLDAYLDYLLEHLALVRMSETATPGARYRIGAYRFWHRHLAILLTATPDPDHTAHALLAPLAADHVAALLPELGEQRMRDGLRRLARAAM
- a CDS encoding rhodanese-like domain-containing protein is translated as MTTLISRDELAAAIAADAVTVLDTLGGEYYAQQHLPGAVALVRADVDAQAPALLPDRDAAIVTYCSNPACPNSGQVADRLTALGYTDVRKYREGIQDWVEAGLPVETA
- a CDS encoding PKD domain-containing protein yields the protein MRIRRALGLTAAGATVVLTVPVPALADTADTLYVNNAAPAHCSDDGPGTQAQPFCTVTAAANVVEPGQTVQVRYTQGYLEEVHLTRSGTPDKPITFVGTPASTTGSIGKLPLVGKGAHAFVVSGVHDVVVRQFAVRSTLDGVTVTDSARVTVDANTFGSDVRGAAVRVTGQSDHVTVSRNRLYQSAGVVAEGGAHGTVVTTNDLSRTLSGVRGTDAPGLTVVHNTVAFACGPSVTLDGASTGAVVENNVLTAHNGESLSTGPATTCGADTGGRGESEVVVAAAATAGTTVDFNVVHPFADASAYTWAGTAYRSPQSLTAATGQAGHDADQDVRFNPGNLPERNTLLETATAAIDSADPAAPGTLPADLDGRAALDDPLVANTPGGTGRDRGAHELEGLHSAYLQTMGINGSPDMGPPPLDIRLTASVTNSWPTKVTYTYEFDDGSAPLVTTDSSVVHTYTAVGAYHPTVTATDELGVRVVSPQLAYVYVNRPGPLVPVLNVRPVESGPALTYWADSSYSSGPWRIRDFRADFGDGTVVSSGVLQHTYARPGTYTVTLTETDEGGRTASVSKVVDVDYTDAQKALRSGERVRVLAQTSNDGLSDGQANYTSGSWGPFAKIAPADPAPVSVAAAYTANGNLHAVRTAFDGMVEVADWDRTGTLWGNWSAVPGKVPAGLNPSVTQVAAASIGNKLHVVALAEGRIFEAVGDYDSGRWSGWGEITAATWLHAPVGRIAVAAIGNTLHVAALGADGHLRVADGDYTRGTWSNGDLTAYIGSPSGITELSAAAIGSKFHVLALAGGNVHQATGDYAAGTWTSWANVSDAIGLGGSVTRLSAAATGNTLHLYGVGNGHLHNANGDYTAGRWSAWADVTAPGRNVPESGITGLAVAGS
- a CDS encoding DUF1295 domain-containing protein, translating into MLAAFAVGLRTGRHRGVDVAWGLGFAAVALTGYGLSAGHGDAGRRALVTALVLVWGARLSAHIARRSRGADEDPRYAAMLARAPAGSRGWYALRKVYLLQTGILWFVSLPVQAAQYLPDRLGPLAFAGTALWAVGLFFEAVGDRQLTRFKADPANRGLVMDRGLWRYTRHPNYFGDACVWWGLFLFAAQAPIGWACLPGVLLMTWLLAFGSGKPLLERQLSERKPGWADYAARTSGFLPLPPRRGRSRAG
- a CDS encoding class I SAM-dependent methyltransferase, which gives rise to MTTAAAARLELRQAEALREHYARTIDAWRRTLEERRAEFVALVGVPAFRLWRLYLVGSSQAFAQRRTGVDQILAVRPAPDGSAALTATPAQWYR
- a CDS encoding class I SAM-dependent methyltransferase — protein: MTQQAFRPVHHRPVPVDARRWPDVARVPEVPLRAAVAERLLRRVARRRGLRVELPGGSVLVPAGPGAPVLTLNRPDAFFHRIGATGLIGFGESYQAGDWDSPDLVALLTELATAPETLVPTGAQWLRRLYVQRQPEAEQPSTANARRNISRHYDLSNELFALFLDPTMTYSSAVFPTGADGLPEADWGSLPAAQHKKIDQLLDLARVGPGTRVLEIGTGWGELALRAAARGARVVSLTLSEEQLALARGRIADAGRSDRAEVRLCDYRAADGEYDAVVSVEMIEAVGRPFWPAYFSTIDRVLAPGGRAALQAITMPHERMLASSETYTWILKYIFPGGLIPSVRAIAQTADRCTGLHLTYCRPYGPHYAETLRLWRERFTERADEVADLGFDQVFRRMWELYLAYSEAGFRTGYLDVQQLLLTREGARR